The following proteins come from a genomic window of Natronosalvus vescus:
- a CDS encoding DUF58 domain-containing protein produces MNGRRLALGVGVLLFFVGVLAILGITYLSVSRNAIFLIGLVVILAALSGLSSRREKRRIADTTDPEHRATVSTPGHDLSRTINQFRTETYGFAADSQRIVEGLHGAALAVLTRFDGQSEAEALDRIENGTWTEDDRAAAFLSSDLEAPTRSVRNRLAAVFDSRTTFRQDVSRTAATIASIGYGGLGERPVATDIPQYDPEELDDVTPRTTTLSVSEVTERAARETGYWTGVGALSLLAVGIGAIAESPGVVLAGVVGVGYAGSAHLRVAPHPNISLERTLSNETPDPGEEVAVTVTITNESASFIPDLRLIDGVPAGLALTDGSARLGTSLRPEESVTLEYTVTARRGTHTFDPALVITRDLSRSSERECYVGTETTLVSQPLLRPLAATMPLRPAAAAFSGQLTTAEAGEGMQFHSVREYRRNDPLNRIDWNRHARSGELATLEFHEERAARVLILIDARKASYLAPKPDAPHAVDRAVEAAGLIAASLLDAGDTVGLAALGPVNRTDTRQINLRDTCWLAPSSGQHHRIQFSELLASHPQFATEPPRGKTQWQPQLRMIRRRLSAETQILFISPLCDATATRIVRRLDARGHALTVLSPDPTAERTTSQQLARVARRIRRFDLQRAGVPVIDWSADETIDEVIARANAGENR; encoded by the coding sequence ATGAACGGGCGACGTCTCGCACTGGGTGTTGGCGTACTTCTGTTCTTCGTTGGCGTGCTCGCCATCCTCGGCATCACGTACCTATCGGTTTCGCGGAACGCCATTTTCTTGATCGGTCTCGTCGTCATCCTGGCCGCGCTCAGCGGCCTGAGCAGCCGACGGGAAAAACGGCGCATTGCGGACACGACCGATCCCGAACATCGAGCCACGGTTTCGACCCCGGGCCACGACCTGTCGAGGACGATCAACCAGTTCCGTACGGAGACGTACGGTTTCGCCGCTGACTCCCAGCGAATCGTCGAAGGGCTTCACGGCGCGGCCCTTGCCGTCCTCACCCGTTTCGATGGGCAGTCGGAGGCGGAGGCACTCGATCGAATCGAGAACGGTACCTGGACGGAGGACGACCGTGCTGCTGCCTTCCTCTCGTCCGATCTGGAGGCACCGACCAGATCCGTTCGGAACCGATTGGCAGCCGTGTTCGACAGCCGAACGACGTTCAGACAGGACGTCAGTCGAACCGCTGCCACCATCGCCAGTATCGGCTACGGTGGGTTGGGCGAACGACCAGTTGCGACGGACATTCCACAGTACGACCCGGAGGAACTCGATGACGTCACCCCACGAACGACGACTCTGAGCGTATCCGAGGTAACCGAACGCGCTGCCCGAGAGACGGGGTACTGGACGGGCGTCGGTGCCCTCTCGTTGTTGGCTGTGGGTATCGGCGCGATAGCGGAATCGCCCGGCGTCGTGCTCGCCGGTGTCGTCGGTGTTGGCTACGCCGGGTCCGCCCACCTCCGCGTTGCGCCCCACCCGAATATTTCCCTCGAGCGAACGCTCAGCAACGAGACCCCTGATCCTGGCGAGGAGGTGGCGGTCACCGTTACGATCACGAACGAGTCTGCCAGCTTCATTCCGGATCTCAGACTCATCGACGGTGTCCCGGCGGGCCTGGCGCTTACCGACGGGTCGGCACGACTTGGCACGAGCCTCAGACCCGAGGAGTCGGTCACGCTCGAGTACACCGTGACGGCCCGACGGGGCACTCACACGTTCGATCCGGCGCTCGTGATCACCCGTGATCTCTCGCGGTCGAGCGAACGCGAGTGCTACGTCGGGACGGAGACGACGCTCGTGTCCCAGCCACTTCTGCGCCCGCTCGCCGCGACGATGCCGCTTCGACCGGCCGCGGCCGCCTTCTCGGGGCAGTTGACCACGGCCGAAGCCGGCGAGGGAATGCAGTTCCACTCCGTGCGCGAGTATCGACGCAACGATCCGCTCAACCGCATCGACTGGAACCGACACGCCCGCTCGGGTGAGTTGGCGACCCTCGAGTTCCACGAAGAGCGCGCCGCACGCGTGCTCATTCTGATCGACGCGCGAAAGGCGTCCTACCTCGCGCCGAAGCCGGATGCACCCCACGCCGTCGACCGCGCTGTCGAAGCCGCCGGTTTGATCGCGGCGTCGCTGCTTGATGCCGGTGATACGGTCGGTCTCGCCGCCCTGGGGCCGGTCAACCGTACAGATACGAGACAGATCAACCTGCGTGATACCTGCTGGCTAGCCCCCTCCTCCGGTCAGCATCACCGCATCCAGTTCAGCGAACTGCTGGCGAGCCACCCGCAGTTCGCGACGGAGCCACCCCGCGGAAAGACACAGTGGCAGCCACAGCTCAGGATGATCCGCCGTCGGCTCTCCGCCGAGACGCAAATTCTGTTCATCAGCCCGCTCTGTGATGCCACCGCCACCCGAATCGTACGGCGTCTTGACGCGCGCGGTCACGCATTGACGGTGCTCAGCCCGGATCCGACCGCCGAGCGGACGACCAGCCAGCAACTCGCTCGCGTCGCTCGGCGCATTCGCCGGTTCGACCTCCAGCGGGCTGGAGTTCCGGTCATCGACTGGTCGGCAGACGAAACCATCGACGAGGTCATTGCACGAGCCAACGCGGGTGAGAACCGATGA
- a CDS encoding DUF7519 family protein → MIEVTRRPTRISSVAATLAGGVAVLSAALGGPAGPTVGLVGFLVLGLGLHRGIYGAVDIGAGLVFLGVLFGGLQGAPVEATVLGAVTALVAWDLGTSAVELGSQLGREADTRRLEGVQLLSSLSVGLLTATVGYGAYVFGAGGQPAGAVVLLLLSVLFVVVGLKGR, encoded by the coding sequence ATGATCGAAGTCACCAGACGCCCGACGCGGATTTCGAGTGTAGCTGCGACGCTCGCGGGCGGTGTCGCCGTCCTCTCGGCAGCCCTGGGTGGGCCGGCCGGCCCGACCGTTGGATTGGTCGGATTCCTCGTACTTGGTCTCGGTCTCCACCGCGGAATCTACGGCGCAGTCGACATCGGTGCCGGACTGGTGTTCCTGGGCGTCCTCTTCGGCGGGCTCCAGGGTGCGCCCGTCGAAGCGACGGTGCTCGGTGCCGTCACCGCGCTGGTAGCCTGGGATCTCGGTACCAGCGCCGTCGAACTCGGCTCCCAGCTCGGCCGGGAAGCCGACACTCGTCGTCTCGAGGGGGTACAGCTACTCTCGAGTCTCTCCGTCGGGTTGCTGACGGCGACGGTTGGCTACGGTGCGTACGTGTTCGGTGCCGGCGGCCAGCCCGCGGGTGCGGTGGTGCTCCTGTTGCTGTCGGTGTTGTTCGTGGTCGTCGGGCTGAAAGGTCGCTAG
- the moaA gene encoding GTP 3',8-cyclase MoaA, which yields MLTDDFGREVTGVRVSLTDRCNFDCVYCHNEGLGDTRGPMAPQDDEMDTDDVVRFLEVAAEFDVTAVKFTGGEPMLREDLEEIITRTPNSMEVSLTTNGTFLPGRAEALVDAGLERVNVSQDALDPEAFAAVTKSGAYDKVIEGVHAALDAGLDPVKLNMVVFEHTAGYVPEMVDHVAENDGLQLQLIEYMPELTGKPEWNVDIQRVHDWLAEQAEEVEHREMHDRKRYWIGADDGTGRGMVEIVDPVENPTFCANCHRVRVTHQGYLKGCLNRNDDLRPMGEMTKAEIREAFRAVVANRVPYYGEYMVRNEAGDWELNEEYIGV from the coding sequence ATGCTCACCGACGACTTCGGACGCGAGGTAACCGGGGTTCGGGTCTCGCTCACCGATCGGTGTAATTTCGACTGCGTCTACTGTCACAACGAGGGGTTGGGCGACACGCGTGGGCCGATGGCCCCCCAGGACGACGAGATGGACACCGACGACGTCGTTCGCTTTCTCGAGGTTGCCGCGGAGTTCGACGTGACGGCCGTCAAATTCACCGGTGGCGAACCGATGCTCAGGGAGGATCTCGAGGAGATCATCACCCGGACACCGAATTCGATGGAGGTCTCGCTCACGACCAACGGCACCTTCCTCCCCGGTCGGGCCGAGGCGCTCGTCGACGCTGGTCTCGAGCGGGTCAACGTCTCCCAGGATGCGCTCGATCCCGAGGCGTTCGCCGCGGTAACGAAAAGCGGGGCCTACGACAAGGTGATCGAAGGTGTCCACGCGGCCCTGGATGCAGGGCTCGATCCGGTCAAACTCAACATGGTCGTCTTCGAGCACACGGCGGGGTACGTCCCCGAGATGGTCGACCACGTCGCCGAAAACGACGGCCTCCAGCTCCAGTTGATCGAGTACATGCCCGAGTTGACGGGCAAACCGGAGTGGAACGTCGACATCCAGCGCGTTCACGACTGGCTCGCCGAACAGGCAGAGGAGGTCGAACATCGCGAGATGCACGACCGCAAGCGCTACTGGATCGGCGCGGACGACGGCACGGGTCGTGGCATGGTCGAAATCGTCGATCCCGTCGAGAACCCCACCTTCTGTGCGAACTGCCACCGCGTCCGGGTCACCCATCAGGGCTATCTGAAAGGCTGTCTCAACCGAAACGACGACCTGCGCCCGATGGGGGAGATGACGAAAGCCGAGATCCGGGAGGCGTTTCGAGCGGTCGTCGCCAACCGAGTCCCCTACTACGGCGAGTATATGGTGCGAAACGAGGCCGGCGACTGGGAGTTGAACGAGGAGTACATCGGCGTCTAG
- a CDS encoding RtcB family protein, protein MTKTFDADGIVLEQIREHVWELPQEGPMRVPARVLASESLLEEISEDRTLEQLRNATHLPGITKYAICMPDGHQGYGFPVGGVGAMDAENGCISPGSVGYDINCGVRMMRTNLTYDDLQGREEALVEALFEAIPSGLGGGGVVETDVETIEQILERGVDWALEAGHAVEDDLAHCEDEGVRAGADASKISQKAKDRGKNQVGSLGSGNHFLEVQRVTDIFDDAVGEAFGLAEDQIVVLIHCGSRGLGHQTCNDYLRKIERQHGGLLNQLPDKELAAAPAGSQLAEDYYAAMNAAINFAWVNRQLIMHRTREVFADVFDRSWQSMEMELLYDVAHNIAKKENHTVEGEQRELFVHRKGATRAFPAGHPDVPKAYRDVGQPVIIPGSMGAGSYVLRGGENSLDLTFGSTAHGAGRLMSRTQAKKDYWGEDVRDELESQQQIFVKAQSGATIAEEAPGVYKDVDEVVRVSDELGIGDKVARTFPVCNIKG, encoded by the coding sequence ATGACCAAGACGTTCGACGCCGACGGCATCGTGCTCGAACAGATTCGAGAGCACGTCTGGGAGCTACCACAGGAAGGCCCCATGCGCGTTCCAGCCCGTGTGCTGGCCAGTGAATCCCTGCTCGAGGAGATCAGCGAGGATCGCACGCTCGAACAGTTGCGCAACGCGACCCACCTCCCGGGGATCACGAAGTACGCCATCTGCATGCCCGACGGTCACCAGGGGTACGGCTTCCCGGTCGGCGGCGTGGGCGCGATGGACGCCGAAAACGGCTGTATCTCGCCGGGGTCGGTCGGCTACGACATCAACTGCGGCGTCAGAATGATGCGAACGAACCTGACCTACGACGACCTCCAGGGCCGGGAGGAGGCACTCGTCGAGGCCCTCTTCGAGGCCATCCCGTCGGGGCTCGGTGGTGGCGGCGTCGTCGAAACTGACGTCGAAACGATCGAGCAGATACTCGAGCGCGGCGTCGACTGGGCGCTGGAGGCAGGCCACGCCGTCGAAGACGACCTTGCTCACTGTGAGGACGAGGGCGTTCGAGCCGGAGCCGACGCCTCGAAGATCAGCCAGAAGGCCAAGGATCGGGGCAAAAACCAGGTCGGCTCACTCGGCTCCGGGAACCACTTCCTCGAGGTACAGCGTGTGACCGACATCTTCGACGACGCGGTCGGCGAGGCCTTCGGGCTCGCGGAAGACCAGATCGTGGTGTTGATCCACTGTGGCTCGCGCGGACTGGGTCACCAGACGTGTAACGACTACCTGCGAAAGATCGAGCGTCAACACGGTGGGCTGTTGAACCAGTTGCCGGACAAAGAGCTGGCGGCTGCGCCCGCTGGCTCACAGCTGGCCGAGGACTACTACGCGGCGATGAATGCGGCGATCAACTTCGCCTGGGTCAACCGGCAGCTAATCATGCACCGCACGCGGGAAGTCTTCGCGGACGTGTTCGATCGCTCCTGGCAGTCGATGGAGATGGAATTGCTGTACGACGTCGCCCACAACATCGCCAAGAAGGAAAACCACACCGTCGAGGGCGAACAGCGAGAACTGTTCGTCCACCGGAAAGGGGCGACGCGGGCGTTCCCTGCCGGCCATCCAGACGTCCCGAAGGCCTATCGCGACGTCGGCCAGCCGGTGATCATCCCCGGCAGCATGGGTGCCGGAAGCTACGTCCTCCGTGGGGGCGAGAACTCGCTCGATCTTACGTTTGGGTCGACGGCCCACGGCGCTGGTCGGCTGATGAGCCGTACCCAGGCGAAAAAGGACTACTGGGGCGAGGACGTTCGGGACGAACTCGAGTCCCAGCAACAGATCTTCGTCAAAGCCCAGTCGGGAGCGACGATCGCCGAGGAAGCGCCGGGCGTCTACAAGGACGTCGACGAGGTCGTACGTGTCTCCGACGAACTCGGCATCGGCGATAAAGTGGCCCGGACGTTCCCGGTCTGCAACATCAAGGGGTGA
- a CDS encoding DoxX family protein — MARRHHVTSGVATIGLSLLFLLTTAPVSAHEEYVVDEEHDVSASEFLADAFTDPAIVGVLVAGGLAVVFALAGYLWVKPVPRDVAAFRTAMREYTEFVPWLLRISFGIPLIGAGFSGYFVSPALEIEVRLLQVALGFLLLFGLATRLVALVTLAVYLVGLLTWPTLLLQLEFVGGLLAIALVGSGQPSGDHVLQRVAGGPGTLYGRIDRVYDVATRFQTWIASYEQFVPTVTRVGLGLTFIYLGTGQKLLRPGIALAVVDRYDLTNVVPVSPELWVIGAGLTETALGIALILGLFTRASAATAIAMFTLTLFALPDDPVLAHVALFGMASVLLITGAGPYSVDNRLETVEAELEDAVASAAAD; from the coding sequence ATGGCGCGACGTCATCACGTCACGAGCGGAGTCGCCACAATCGGCCTGTCGCTGCTGTTCCTCCTTACCACAGCGCCCGTCAGCGCCCACGAGGAGTACGTCGTCGACGAGGAACACGACGTCAGCGCGAGCGAGTTTTTGGCCGACGCATTCACCGATCCGGCTATCGTGGGAGTGCTCGTAGCAGGTGGACTCGCCGTGGTGTTCGCGCTGGCGGGGTATCTGTGGGTGAAACCGGTTCCCAGAGACGTTGCCGCCTTCCGAACCGCCATGCGCGAGTACACAGAGTTCGTGCCGTGGCTCCTTCGCATCTCCTTCGGCATTCCCCTCATCGGTGCCGGGTTCAGCGGCTACTTCGTCAGTCCCGCTCTCGAGATCGAGGTTCGTCTACTGCAGGTGGCTCTGGGCTTTCTTCTCCTGTTCGGGCTGGCCACACGACTCGTCGCGCTCGTCACCCTCGCCGTCTACCTCGTCGGTCTGCTCACCTGGCCGACCTTGCTGTTACAACTCGAGTTCGTGGGTGGCCTCCTCGCAATAGCACTCGTTGGGAGCGGTCAGCCAAGCGGCGATCACGTCCTCCAGCGGGTGGCCGGCGGGCCGGGAACGCTGTACGGTCGCATCGATCGGGTGTACGACGTCGCCACACGCTTTCAGACGTGGATCGCATCCTACGAGCAATTTGTTCCGACCGTCACTCGCGTCGGACTGGGACTCACGTTCATCTACCTCGGCACCGGCCAGAAACTGCTTCGACCAGGCATCGCACTCGCCGTGGTCGATCGGTACGACCTCACGAACGTCGTCCCGGTGAGCCCCGAACTGTGGGTGATTGGTGCGGGGCTAACCGAGACGGCACTCGGAATTGCCCTGATTCTCGGCCTCTTTACCCGAGCCAGCGCGGCGACGGCGATCGCAATGTTCACGCTAACGCTCTTCGCGTTGCCCGACGATCCCGTCCTGGCCCACGTCGCCCTCTTCGGGATGGCGTCGGTGCTGTTGATCACCGGCGCAGGCCCGTACTCGGTCGACAACCGCCTCGAGACCGTCGAAGCCGAACTCGAGGACGCCGTGGCATCAGCGGCCGCAGACTAA
- a CDS encoding archease codes for MSYELRAHTADIAVAARGESLESTFAAVADGLAGASCDEIAAGDAAPPTPDDAAPGASTDRFSLAVTAENREALLFEYLDELIYLRDVRLELPVENRVERLAEEPETDEGDDLDAWRLEATARGVPLSDIDAREIKAVTYSEMRLEEVDAGWEAYVVFDV; via the coding sequence ATGAGCTACGAACTCCGCGCCCACACCGCGGACATCGCGGTCGCCGCGAGGGGGGAGTCACTCGAGTCGACGTTTGCGGCCGTCGCCGACGGGTTAGCCGGGGCCTCCTGTGATGAGATCGCCGCCGGTGACGCTGCTCCTCCCACCCCTGACGACGCTGCTCCCGGCGCGTCGACGGATCGATTCTCGCTCGCAGTCACCGCCGAGAACCGCGAGGCGCTCCTGTTCGAGTACCTGGACGAACTCATCTATCTTCGCGACGTGCGCCTCGAGCTTCCCGTCGAAAACCGGGTCGAACGGCTCGCGGAAGAGCCTGAAACGGACGAGGGAGACGACCTGGATGCCTGGCGACTCGAGGCCACTGCCCGCGGCGTTCCGCTCTCTGACATCGACGCCCGCGAGATCAAGGCCGTCACCTACTCCGAGATGCGCCTCGAGGAGGTCGACGCCGGGTGGGAGGCGTACGTCGTCTTCGACGTGTAA
- the tnpA gene encoding IS200/IS605 family transposase produces the protein MEVTRSNHTVYNINYHFVWCPRYRHSFLDYVAETLESEFHVIIERNDTELRSLHISPDHVHVFLGAHPKHAPSEIVLRLKSVTARRLWSEYPEVMRSLYWGGGCWERSFYVGTAGEVSRETIEQYINRSEHV, from the coding sequence ATGGAGGTGACTCGTTCAAACCACACGGTGTACAATATCAACTACCACTTCGTGTGGTGCCCTCGGTATCGACACTCGTTTCTCGACTACGTTGCAGAGACATTGGAATCGGAGTTCCATGTGATTATCGAGCGGAACGACACCGAGTTGCGGTCGTTGCATATCTCCCCTGACCACGTTCATGTGTTCCTGGGAGCGCATCCGAAACACGCGCCAAGTGAGATTGTATTACGGTTGAAGAGCGTGACAGCACGGAGATTGTGGTCAGAATATCCCGAAGTGATGCGGTCGTTGTATTGGGGCGGTGGGTGTTGGGAGCGTTCATTCTACGTGGGGACGGCAGGAGAGGTGAGTCGGGAAACGATTGAACAGTACATCAACCGTAGTGAGCATGTGTAG
- a CDS encoding RNA-guided endonuclease InsQ/TnpB family protein, with the protein MDIEDQNLTKTLPLQLQFYEEGDEAKVFESTQESRSVYNDTIRLAKQGEDWDDIRRQMEQDANLVKNNTQLVVKKALEAMENYYEYDDYNMPSHTKTGSYPLRMNHKEGYTLSLTDDGEVAFRISPKPYHPVRGTVVGDPVHLDVLKIALSSDEWKIGTAEALFTDGRAELHVNVTHQTQTVRDKTDSKTVIGVDVNEDNIALTAMDETGVLDTLIIDFPEIKSERHRYFTMKKRMQNAGKPSYKNVVCDREYRFVHDRLHKLSRAVVEFAKRFPDPCIALEDLKDMRESIDYGTQMNRRLHAMPFRATHVFIAYKAAFESIPIASVEAEYTSQGCALTACEHAERANRRWKRFQCKSCGHQDHADRNASVNVAKRGLAKCLLDVPALKSLPQVRKVRRWASGRVNRPTSSLVTV; encoded by the coding sequence ATGGACATCGAAGACCAAAACCTCACGAAAACCCTCCCACTCCAACTCCAGTTTTACGAAGAGGGCGATGAGGCGAAAGTCTTCGAGTCCACGCAAGAATCACGCTCAGTGTACAACGACACCATCCGCCTCGCCAAACAGGGCGAAGACTGGGATGACATCCGTCGCCAGATGGAGCAAGACGCCAACCTCGTGAAAAACAACACACAGTTGGTCGTCAAGAAAGCCCTCGAAGCGATGGAGAACTATTACGAATACGACGACTACAACATGCCCAGTCACACCAAAACTGGGTCATATCCCCTGCGAATGAACCACAAAGAGGGCTACACACTCTCACTCACCGACGACGGCGAGGTTGCGTTTCGTATCTCTCCGAAACCATATCATCCCGTTCGAGGGACGGTCGTTGGCGATCCGGTGCATCTCGACGTGTTGAAAATCGCACTGTCGAGTGACGAGTGGAAGATAGGGACGGCTGAAGCCCTATTCACGGATGGCCGTGCCGAACTCCACGTCAACGTCACACACCAGACGCAGACCGTCCGAGACAAAACCGACTCGAAGACGGTGATTGGTGTGGATGTGAACGAGGACAACATCGCGTTGACCGCAATGGATGAAACGGGAGTTCTCGACACACTCATCATCGACTTCCCCGAAATTAAGTCTGAACGCCACCGCTATTTCACGATGAAAAAGCGGATGCAGAACGCGGGGAAGCCGTCGTACAAGAACGTGGTTTGTGACCGAGAGTATCGGTTTGTCCACGATAGACTCCACAAATTGTCTCGGGCCGTAGTCGAGTTTGCGAAGCGGTTTCCTGACCCGTGCATTGCACTTGAAGACCTCAAGGATATGCGCGAGTCAATTGACTACGGCACTCAGATGAATCGTCGGCTCCACGCGATGCCGTTCCGCGCAACACACGTGTTCATCGCGTACAAAGCAGCGTTTGAAAGCATCCCGATTGCCTCGGTTGAAGCGGAGTACACGAGTCAGGGCTGTGCGTTGACGGCGTGTGAACACGCCGAGCGAGCGAATCGACGGTGGAAGCGGTTCCAGTGCAAGTCGTGTGGTCATCAAGACCATGCGGATAGGAATGCGTCGGTGAACGTTGCGAAGCGTGGATTGGCGAAGTGTTTGTTAGATGTACCTGCTCTCAAGAGCCTTCCTCAAGTTCGGAAGGTGCGACGGTGGGCATCGGGGCGCGTGAACCGCCCGACCTCATCCCTCGTAACCGTTTGA
- a CDS encoding GNAT family N-acetyltransferase, which yields MSVNIDSRVVGPGSDEFVEEAWELKEQISQAEGVLKQRRNFFIDAYRRSTVHCYVRDGTTLVGFAAVRRDGYILFLAVSPEARGEGIGKRLVAQVAQDHRTITCHARTTNENALQFYEHLGFEIKRRIDNYYEDGGDAYYLKLGSSAGLTDRISDLIRR from the coding sequence GTGAGCGTCAACATCGACAGTCGCGTTGTCGGGCCCGGGAGCGACGAGTTCGTCGAGGAGGCCTGGGAGCTCAAAGAACAGATTAGCCAGGCCGAAGGGGTACTCAAGCAGCGACGGAACTTCTTCATCGACGCCTATCGTCGCTCCACGGTTCACTGTTACGTCCGCGACGGAACTACCCTCGTCGGGTTTGCGGCCGTTCGACGGGACGGATACATTCTCTTTCTTGCCGTCTCGCCCGAGGCTCGAGGCGAAGGGATTGGCAAGCGCCTCGTCGCACAGGTCGCCCAGGATCACCGAACCATCACCTGCCACGCCCGAACGACGAACGAAAACGCCCTCCAGTTCTACGAACACCTCGGCTTCGAAATCAAACGACGCATCGACAACTACTACGAGGACGGTGGCGACGCCTACTACCTCAAACTCGGCTCGAGTGCCGGCCTGACCGATCGGATTTCGGATCTGATTCGCCGATAG
- the priS gene encoding DNA primase small subunit PriS: protein MEERTRAYLRGRFRDHYRRTEITPPPGANEREWGFIPWTEGPKTTMVRHRSLLELGSIEDFLERKRPQHVYFSVGRYRDPGANSMSAKDWRASDLVFDLDADHLPSVTLGEDSYAEMLSKCKDALLRLLDFLEDDFGFEELEVVFSGGRGYHVHVRDENVLHLEREHRREIVDYVRGIGLEYDQLIDAETVAGLGRKTPTQRRHLSVEGGWGRRTHRHFMAFVDELLDLEEEAALERLQSFDGIGEGKATATLNAARTNRQELEAGNVTVHTAVSQLAERFAKRAVERDNAPIDEPVTTDTNRLIRLPGSLHGGSALETRRIARDELDAFDPLVDAVPETFVGHEIAVDVSRGGEVELGGDIFTVPEGDQSLPEYVAMFLMARGRAEKETET from the coding sequence ATGGAGGAGCGAACGCGAGCCTATCTTCGGGGGCGGTTTCGGGATCATTATCGACGCACGGAGATCACCCCGCCCCCGGGGGCCAACGAACGCGAGTGGGGATTCATCCCCTGGACGGAGGGCCCCAAGACCACGATGGTTCGCCACCGCTCGCTCCTCGAGTTGGGTTCGATCGAGGACTTCCTCGAGCGAAAGCGCCCACAGCACGTCTACTTCTCGGTCGGCCGTTATCGCGACCCCGGCGCGAACTCGATGAGCGCGAAGGACTGGCGCGCGTCGGATCTCGTCTTCGACCTCGACGCCGACCACCTGCCCAGCGTGACCCTCGGTGAGGACTCCTACGCCGAAATGCTGTCGAAGTGCAAGGACGCCTTACTCAGGTTACTCGATTTCCTGGAGGACGACTTCGGTTTCGAGGAACTCGAGGTCGTCTTCTCCGGTGGACGTGGCTACCACGTGCACGTGCGCGACGAGAACGTCCTCCACCTCGAGCGCGAGCACCGCCGGGAGATCGTCGACTACGTGCGCGGAATCGGCCTCGAGTACGACCAGCTGATCGACGCCGAGACGGTCGCGGGCCTGGGGCGAAAGACGCCAACACAGCGGCGACATCTCTCCGTCGAGGGCGGCTGGGGACGCCGAACCCACCGACACTTCATGGCCTTCGTCGACGAGCTCCTCGACCTCGAGGAGGAGGCCGCCCTCGAGCGACTCCAGTCGTTCGACGGCATCGGCGAGGGGAAGGCGACGGCGACGCTCAACGCCGCCCGAACCAACCGCCAGGAACTCGAGGCGGGCAACGTCACGGTTCACACCGCCGTCTCCCAACTGGCCGAGCGGTTCGCCAAACGGGCCGTCGAGCGGGACAACGCGCCGATCGACGAACCGGTGACGACCGACACGAATCGACTGATCCGCCTCCCCGGCAGCCTCCACGGCGGCAGCGCGCTCGAGACCAGACGCATCGCGCGAGACGAACTCGACGCGTTCGACCCGCTGGTTGACGCCGTCCCCGAGACGTTCGTCGGGCACGAGATCGCCGTCGACGTGAGCCGCGGCGGCGAGGTTGAACTCGGGGGCGATATCTTTACAGTCCCGGAGGGTGACCAGTCACTACCAGAGTACGTTGCCATGTTCCTGATGGCGCGTGGTCGGGCGGAGAAGGAAACGGAAACATGA
- the bcp gene encoding thioredoxin-dependent thiol peroxidase, which produces MLEIGDDAPDFALDNQHGETVRRSDFDGQHLIVYFYPRANTEGCTVEACEFRDARPTFENENAAVVGISDDPVDDLASFAAEYDLEFDLLSDEDGEVSAAYDSYGEKNMFGNTFDGVFRNTYVVGPDGTIQAVFEGVSPEGHAEEVLEALA; this is translated from the coding sequence ATGCTCGAGATTGGCGACGACGCACCCGATTTCGCACTGGACAATCAACACGGCGAGACCGTTCGCCGCTCTGATTTCGACGGCCAGCACCTCATCGTCTACTTCTACCCGCGGGCGAACACCGAGGGCTGTACGGTCGAAGCCTGTGAGTTTCGCGACGCGCGCCCCACGTTCGAGAACGAGAACGCGGCCGTCGTCGGCATCAGCGACGACCCAGTCGACGACCTGGCGTCGTTCGCGGCGGAGTACGACCTCGAGTTCGACCTCCTCTCGGACGAGGATGGCGAGGTCTCGGCCGCCTACGACTCCTACGGCGAGAAGAACATGTTCGGCAACACCTTCGACGGCGTCTTCCGGAACACCTACGTCGTCGGCCCGGACGGGACGATCCAGGCCGTCTTCGAGGGCGTCTCCCCCGAAGGGCACGCCGAGGAAGTGCTTGAGGCGCTCGCGTAG